The Maridesulfovibrio salexigens DSM 2638 region AGGCAAGAGATGATCTTCGACGTAGACAAGGAAACAATGCCGAGGGAAGAGCTGGAAGAATTACAGCTCAGACGTCTTAAACAGCTTTGCGAGCGAGTTTATGCCAACGTTCCTTTTTACACCAACAAATTCAAGGAACTGGGTATTGAGCCCAAGGACATCAACTCCCTATCCGACCTGACCAAGCTCCCGTTTACTGAAAAGCAGGACCTGCGCAACCACTACCCCTTCGGCCTTTTTGCTGTTTCCCGCGAAAACATCGTCCGCATCCACTCCTCTTCCGGCACCACCGGCAAGGCAACTGTTGTCGGCTACACCAAGCGCGACATCAAAAACTGGGCGGACCTCATGGCCCGTTCCTTCGCCATTGCCGGAGCGACTCCTGAAGACAGCATTCACAACGCATACGGCTACGGCCTGTTCACCGGAGGCCTCGGCGCGCACTACGGTGCGGAAGCACTGGGCGCAACCATCATTCCGGTATCCGGCGGCGGTACCAGACGCCAGATCATGCTGCTTAAAGATTTCGGCGCAGATGTAATCTGTTGTACCCCTTCCTATGCACTGTTCCTGCACGAGACAGGCAAGGAAATGGGCATCGACTTCAAAAAACTGCCCCTGCGCATCGGTATTTTCGGTGCCGAACCTTGGACAGAGTCCATGCGCCGTGACATCGAACAAAAACTGAACATCAAGGCCCTCGACATCTACGGCCTTTCCGAAATCATGGGCCCGGGTGTTGCCATGGAATGTGCCGAAGAGCAAAACGGTCTGCACATCATGGAAGACCATTTCCTGCCCGAGATCATCAACCCCGAAACAGGCGAACACGTTAAACCGGGCGAAGCTGGAGAGCTGGTAATCACCACCCTGACCAAGGAAGGTATTCCGCTTATCCGCTACCGCACCCGCGACCTGACCCGCCTGAACTACACTGCCTGCCGCTGCGGTCGCACTTTCGCCCGCATGCAGCGCATTATGGGACGCAGTGACGATATGCTTATCATCCGCGGCGTAAACGTATTCCCATCTCAGATCGAGTCTATCCTCATCGAAACCGAAGGCCTTTCACCGCACTACCAGCTGGTAGTTGAGCGTGACGGAAACCTCGACATCCTGACCGTTAAAGTCGAAATTTCCGGAGCAGCATTCTCCGATGAAATTAAAAATTTACAGCGTCTCGAAAGAAAGATACAAAAAACTATTAAGGAATTCCTTGGCGTAACAGCCCGGGTTAAACTTGTGGAACCCAAATCCATTGAACGTTCCGTTGGTAAAGCCCAGAGAATTCTCGACCTGCGTAATCAGGACCAGCAATAGAACCTAATTCAAATGCGAGGAAACACCATGAAATGTGACCAGCTATCCATATTCCTTGAGAACCGTGCCGGAAGACTCGCCGAGGTAACCCGTCTGCTTACCGAGAACAAAGTCAATATCCGCGCCCTCTCTCTTGCCG contains the following coding sequences:
- a CDS encoding phenylacetate--CoA ligase family protein → MIFDVDKETMPREELEELQLRRLKQLCERVYANVPFYTNKFKELGIEPKDINSLSDLTKLPFTEKQDLRNHYPFGLFAVSRENIVRIHSSSGTTGKATVVGYTKRDIKNWADLMARSFAIAGATPEDSIHNAYGYGLFTGGLGAHYGAEALGATIIPVSGGGTRRQIMLLKDFGADVICCTPSYALFLHETGKEMGIDFKKLPLRIGIFGAEPWTESMRRDIEQKLNIKALDIYGLSEIMGPGVAMECAEEQNGLHIMEDHFLPEIINPETGEHVKPGEAGELVITTLTKEGIPLIRYRTRDLTRLNYTACRCGRTFARMQRIMGRSDDMLIIRGVNVFPSQIESILIETEGLSPHYQLVVERDGNLDILTVKVEISGAAFSDEIKNLQRLERKIQKTIKEFLGVTARVKLVEPKSIERSVGKAQRILDLRNQDQQ